The proteins below are encoded in one region of Thiohalorhabdus sp. Cl-TMA:
- a CDS encoding MBL fold metallo-hydrolase, which yields MEVVILGSGSSAGTPVIGCTCAVCRSGDPRNHRTRASIWVRGEEGESLLVDTSTDMRHQALREGMDRVDAVLLTHTHADHINGIDDMRAFNGLQEQVIPVYGRPATLEEAEKRFHYCFGDPPPPEKGWYIPVLEARPFTDALEWGSLTVTPIPVEHGRWPIYGYRFNNLAYITDVKRIPEASWPLLEDLDVLILDCLRYREHPTHLRVDEAVAVAERIGARRTVFTHFTHEIDFARLADALPEGMEPGHDGLRIAVSGR from the coding sequence ATGGAGGTGGTGATTCTCGGCTCGGGCTCCAGCGCCGGAACGCCGGTCATCGGCTGCACCTGCGCGGTGTGCCGGTCCGGTGATCCGCGCAATCACCGTACCCGGGCCTCCATCTGGGTACGCGGTGAGGAAGGCGAATCGCTGCTCGTGGACACCTCCACGGACATGCGCCATCAAGCCCTTCGTGAAGGCATGGACCGGGTGGATGCCGTGCTCCTTACCCATACCCACGCCGATCACATTAACGGCATCGATGACATGCGGGCCTTCAACGGTCTGCAGGAACAGGTTATTCCGGTATATGGCCGCCCGGCCACCCTGGAGGAGGCCGAAAAGCGCTTCCACTACTGCTTCGGCGATCCGCCTCCCCCCGAAAAGGGCTGGTATATCCCGGTGCTGGAGGCACGACCCTTCACCGACGCCCTGGAGTGGGGAAGCCTCACCGTTACCCCCATCCCGGTGGAGCACGGCCGCTGGCCGATTTACGGCTATCGTTTCAATAACCTCGCCTACATCACCGACGTCAAGCGCATACCCGAAGCCAGCTGGCCGCTCCTGGAGGATCTCGACGTGCTGATCCTCGATTGTCTGCGTTACCGGGAGCACCCCACGCATCTGCGCGTGGACGAGGCGGTGGCCGTCGCGGAGCGCATCGGTGCCCGGCGCACCGTATTCACCCATTTCACGCACGAAATCGATTTCGCCCGTCTCGCCGATGCGCTCCCCGAGGGGATGGAGCCGGGCCACGACGGCCTCCGGATCGCCGTTTCCGGGAGATAG
- the metG gene encoding methionine--tRNA ligase, translating to MDGSDGQSTFYLTTPIYYVNDVPHIGHAYTTVAADTVARYQRLRGREVYFLTGTDEHGLKVERSAQRQGIAPQELADQVVDRYRSLWERLEISHDDFIRTTEDRHAAGVRKLWELLEQSGAIYKGVYEGWYNVSDEAYVPDSQVVDGCDAESGQPLERVQEESYFFRLSEYRDVLVEHIQAHPEFIQPDNFRNEILSFLEQGLKDLSISRTTFTWGVSVPEDPDHVIYVWIDALTNYISALGYGSEDQALFERFWPADLHLIGKDILRFHAVYWPALLMAAGLPLPRQIFAHGWWTKEGQKMSKSKGNVLDPFGLTDYYGTDQVRYFLLREVPFGQDGDFSDAAMVRRANEDLANDLGNLLNRTLSMQHKYLGDEVGLPAVETDEDADLKAHLDGLPANFEEHMDNMRFHRALEAVFEVVRRGNLYVDETAPWVLNKEGRKERLAAVLANLLETMRVVNLHLWPVMPEACNQMFTQMGYSLEGVELDRDARWGARPGTLSITKPKPVFQKVQEPET from the coding sequence ATGGACGGAAGTGACGGCCAGTCAACGTTTTACCTGACTACACCCATTTATTACGTGAACGATGTTCCGCACATCGGCCACGCCTATACCACGGTGGCCGCGGACACGGTCGCCCGGTATCAGCGCCTCCGCGGTCGGGAGGTCTACTTCCTCACGGGCACGGACGAGCACGGACTCAAGGTGGAACGTTCCGCCCAGCGGCAGGGAATCGCTCCGCAGGAGCTGGCCGACCAGGTGGTGGATCGGTACCGCTCCCTCTGGGAGCGCCTCGAGATCAGCCACGACGATTTCATCCGCACCACGGAGGACCGGCACGCCGCCGGGGTCCGCAAGCTCTGGGAGCTCCTAGAGCAGAGCGGCGCCATCTACAAGGGGGTCTACGAGGGCTGGTACAACGTCAGCGACGAGGCCTACGTGCCGGACAGCCAGGTAGTGGACGGCTGCGATGCGGAATCGGGACAGCCCCTTGAGCGGGTTCAGGAGGAAAGCTACTTCTTCCGCCTTTCCGAATACCGGGATGTCCTGGTGGAGCACATCCAGGCGCACCCCGAATTCATCCAGCCGGACAATTTCCGTAATGAGATCCTGAGCTTCCTCGAACAAGGACTGAAGGATCTTTCCATCAGCCGCACCACCTTTACCTGGGGGGTATCCGTACCGGAGGATCCGGACCATGTCATCTACGTCTGGATCGACGCCCTGACGAACTACATCAGTGCCCTTGGCTACGGCTCTGAAGATCAAGCCCTATTCGAGCGCTTCTGGCCCGCCGATCTCCATCTCATCGGCAAGGATATCCTGCGCTTCCACGCTGTCTACTGGCCGGCGCTATTGATGGCGGCGGGCTTGCCGTTACCGCGCCAGATCTTCGCCCACGGCTGGTGGACGAAAGAGGGGCAGAAGATGTCCAAGTCCAAGGGCAATGTGCTCGACCCCTTTGGCCTCACCGATTATTACGGCACCGACCAGGTGCGCTATTTCCTCCTGCGGGAGGTGCCCTTCGGTCAGGACGGCGACTTCTCCGATGCGGCCATGGTTCGTCGGGCCAACGAGGATCTGGCCAACGATCTGGGCAACCTGCTGAATCGCACCCTGTCCATGCAGCACAAGTACCTGGGCGACGAGGTGGGGCTCCCGGCGGTGGAGACCGACGAGGATGCAGACCTCAAGGCCCACCTGGACGGCCTGCCGGCAAATTTCGAAGAGCACATGGACAACATGCGCTTCCACCGGGCGCTGGAGGCGGTTTTCGAGGTGGTGCGCCGGGGCAACCTGTACGTGGACGAGACCGCACCCTGGGTTCTGAACAAGGAAGGGCGCAAAGAGCGTCTGGCCGCGGTGCTAGCTAACCTCCTGGAGACCATGCGCGTGGTGAACCTCCATCTGTGGCCGGTGATGCCCGAGGCCTGTAATCAGATGTTCACCCAGATGGGCTATTCCCTGGAGGGAGTGGAGCTGGATCGCGACGCCCGTTGGGGAGCACGGCCCGGCACCCTCTCCATTACCAAGCCCAAGCCCGTCTTTCAGAAAGTCCAAGAGCCCGAGACATGA
- the holB gene encoding DNA polymerase III subunit delta': MASWGLIGQEAPIARLEAALQAEKVPHGLLLAGPRGTGKGTAARWMAARLLCRAGPASPACGECTPCRHRLAGTAPDLTLLTAEAGEEIRVDSLREMTRQVQLTPQESRRRAVIIDPAEAMGIYAANALLKILEEPPGQVLFLLVSHRPDRLLPTIRSRCQPVRFRPAPAEAVEEWLQTAHELRGDNARLAARMAGGAPGQALEWARRAVTEERDALVQGLEAVRSGGGESLVGVAGEWAEADPDSWLPHFLAWLRDLARVTVSGGMVGQQRLVNFDRQDYLAEQARSIGPPAAERLLRAGERLAEMVSGRTSTRLAIEEFLVWWREPDAMPRFPSDSE; this comes from the coding sequence GTGGCGAGCTGGGGCCTGATCGGGCAGGAAGCACCTATTGCCCGCCTGGAGGCCGCGCTCCAGGCGGAGAAAGTGCCGCATGGCCTCCTGCTTGCCGGTCCCCGGGGGACCGGCAAGGGGACCGCGGCCCGGTGGATGGCCGCGCGGCTACTGTGCCGTGCGGGCCCGGCCTCTCCCGCCTGTGGGGAGTGCACCCCCTGCCGGCACCGTTTGGCGGGGACCGCCCCGGATTTGACCCTGCTAACCGCGGAGGCGGGGGAAGAGATCCGCGTGGACAGCCTCCGGGAGATGACCCGGCAGGTTCAGCTCACCCCGCAGGAAAGCCGGCGCCGCGCGGTGATCATCGACCCGGCCGAGGCCATGGGGATCTACGCGGCGAACGCCTTGCTCAAGATCCTGGAAGAGCCGCCCGGCCAGGTATTGTTCCTGCTGGTAAGCCACCGTCCGGACCGGCTCTTGCCCACCATTCGCAGCCGCTGCCAGCCGGTTCGTTTCCGGCCGGCCCCTGCGGAGGCCGTGGAAGAATGGCTGCAAACAGCGCACGAACTGCGGGGGGACAATGCTCGCCTGGCGGCCCGCATGGCGGGCGGGGCGCCCGGGCAGGCGCTGGAATGGGCCCGGCGGGCGGTCACCGAGGAACGGGATGCGCTGGTGCAGGGACTTGAAGCGGTCCGTTCAGGGGGAGGAGAATCGCTGGTAGGCGTGGCTGGCGAATGGGCCGAGGCCGACCCCGATAGCTGGCTGCCGCATTTCCTTGCCTGGCTGCGGGACTTGGCCCGTGTTACCGTCAGCGGCGGGATGGTGGGTCAACAGCGCCTGGTCAATTTCGACCGCCAGGATTACCTGGCGGAGCAGGCCCGTAGTATTGGCCCCCCCGCCGCTGAGCGGCTTCTGCGGGCCGGCGAAAGGCTGGCCGAAATGGTCTCGGGCCGGACCAGCACGCGTCTGGCCATAGAGGAATTCCTTGTCTGGTGGCGGGAGCCGGACGCCATGCCCCGCTTTCCGTCGGACAGTGAATGA
- a CDS encoding MlaD family protein: MENRAYAVAAVAFIAVLLAAGAFVYYWLTVPPAENRIYRVVSPYEVGQLRGSSEVAYKGLVVGHVKSVGFHPEDPDKVLVRIGIQPGVPITESMYAQVMTQGLTGSSYLALKKKPGSSDKPLRTSRRDPARIPMHKGLLQQVMGSAEEITSQVETLTSRLNQLVARDNRKQVNRILGSTVRATARMQTVMKRLQPTINVLHEVLRSSDRTVSEARRTLQRMQRLADTTAKQARKAGQAATDLQDFAESGEQVLQEGDRQLLPDLEDLAEQLQRTAQSLETLSQQLESQPSSLLYGPAPRPPGPGEPGFRNGEQENGEAPRIRPRQ, encoded by the coding sequence ATGGAGAACAGGGCCTACGCCGTGGCGGCGGTGGCCTTCATCGCCGTGCTTCTGGCGGCGGGGGCTTTCGTGTACTACTGGCTCACGGTCCCACCGGCGGAAAACCGGATCTACCGGGTTGTTTCCCCCTACGAGGTCGGTCAGCTACGCGGCAGCTCTGAGGTGGCCTACAAGGGCCTTGTGGTGGGGCATGTCAAATCGGTGGGCTTCCATCCGGAGGATCCCGACAAGGTTCTGGTCCGGATCGGTATTCAGCCCGGCGTGCCGATTACCGAATCCATGTATGCGCAGGTAATGACCCAGGGCTTGACCGGCTCCAGCTATCTGGCCCTGAAAAAGAAGCCCGGCAGTAGCGATAAGCCCTTGCGCACCTCCAGGCGGGACCCGGCGCGGATTCCCATGCATAAAGGGCTCCTGCAGCAGGTCATGGGATCGGCCGAGGAGATCACGAGCCAGGTGGAGACCCTGACGAGCCGATTGAATCAGCTCGTCGCCCGGGACAACCGGAAACAGGTGAACCGGATCCTCGGATCCACCGTTCGTGCCACCGCCCGCATGCAGACGGTCATGAAACGGTTGCAGCCTACCATCAATGTCCTGCACGAAGTGCTCCGGTCCAGCGACCGGACGGTCAGCGAAGCGCGCCGGACGTTGCAGCGTATGCAGCGTTTGGCGGATACCACCGCCAAGCAGGCCCGGAAGGCCGGCCAGGCGGCAACCGACCTGCAAGACTTCGCGGAATCCGGGGAACAGGTGCTGCAGGAAGGCGATCGTCAGCTATTGCCCGACCTGGAAGACCTTGCCGAGCAGCTGCAGCGCACGGCACAGAGTCTTGAAACCCTAAGCCAGCAGCTGGAATCACAGCCCAGCTCCCTGCTCTACGGGCCGGCCCCGCGCCCACCGGGTCCCGGGGAGCCAGGATTCCGGAACGGGGAGCAAGAGAATGGGGAAGCCCCCCGGATAAGGCCCAGGCAATGA
- a CDS encoding peptidoglycan-binding domain-containing protein, which translates to MGRAAPLALVGIVGALGLGGPFTPATLQRAELTFTERAVTAPKGLVVRVGTASVLRVEQKLQGRGFRVGRVDGRMDALTRRGLAIYQEKRGLHPTGRINLQTLLSLGVLSEVMENDDSWKDPQSPPPLFL; encoded by the coding sequence ATGGGGAGAGCCGCACCTTTAGCGCTGGTCGGGATCGTCGGAGCACTCGGCCTGGGCGGCCCATTCACGCCTGCCACCCTGCAACGGGCCGAACTGACCTTCACGGAACGGGCTGTCACGGCCCCCAAAGGCTTAGTGGTGCGTGTCGGGACGGCTTCCGTCCTTCGCGTGGAGCAGAAACTGCAAGGGAGAGGATTCCGCGTGGGCAGGGTGGATGGCCGCATGGATGCTTTAACCCGGCGAGGTCTGGCCATCTATCAGGAGAAGCGTGGGCTGCATCCTACAGGCCGGATCAACCTGCAGACGCTGCTATCCCTGGGCGTTCTGTCGGAGGTCATGGAAAATGACGACTCCTGGAAGGATCCGCAATCACCACCCCCCTTGTTCCTGTGA
- a CDS encoding TatD family hydrolase, with protein sequence MIELADSHCHIDFPDYESSHGELIGNARELGVRYLLNISVCLEDFPRVLAVAQSDPEVFATVGVHPNYDSVEEPTADRLVELAGSEKVVGIGETGLDYFRHHVEPADQLARFRAHIEAARRLDLPLIIHSRQAREDTVAMLREAADQGVAGVMHCFAEDWETARAALDAGFYISFSGIVTFKNAPELREVARKVPEDRMLVETDAPYLAPEPYRGKTNQPGYVRYTAERVAEERGETLEALAEATTENFLRLFRISRNG encoded by the coding sequence ATGATTGAACTGGCCGATAGCCACTGCCACATCGACTTCCCCGATTACGAGTCGTCCCATGGGGAGCTGATCGGCAATGCCCGCGAGCTGGGCGTCCGTTACCTTCTGAATATCTCCGTGTGCCTGGAGGATTTCCCCCGGGTGCTGGCGGTGGCGCAATCCGACCCGGAGGTTTTCGCCACTGTAGGCGTGCATCCGAACTATGACAGCGTGGAGGAGCCCACCGCGGACCGCCTGGTGGAGCTGGCGGGAAGTGAGAAGGTTGTGGGAATCGGTGAAACAGGGCTGGACTATTTCCGCCATCATGTGGAGCCGGCCGACCAGCTTGCCCGATTCCGGGCGCATATCGAAGCGGCGCGGCGCCTGGATCTGCCCCTAATCATCCATTCCCGCCAGGCGCGGGAGGATACGGTGGCCATGCTTCGGGAAGCGGCGGATCAGGGAGTGGCTGGCGTCATGCACTGCTTTGCCGAGGATTGGGAAACGGCCCGGGCCGCCCTGGATGCCGGCTTCTACATCAGCTTTTCGGGGATCGTTACCTTCAAGAATGCCCCCGAGCTGCGCGAGGTTGCGCGCAAGGTACCGGAGGACCGGATGCTGGTGGAAACCGACGCCCCTTATCTCGCTCCGGAGCCCTATCGGGGCAAGACCAACCAGCCCGGCTACGTCCGCTACACCGCCGAGCGTGTCGCGGAAGAGCGTGGGGAGACGCTGGAGGCGCTCGCCGAGGCCACCACCGAGAACTTCCTGCGGCTGTTCCGTATTTCGCGGAACGGCTAG
- the tmk gene encoding dTMP kinase produces MESRRGRFITVEGIDGAGKTTSVTHLTERLRGEGIEVVPTREPGGTALAESIRGLLKEGVEDEAPTEDTETLLMFAARAQHLDRLIRPALEAGQWVVCDRFTDATYAYQGGGRGVPDERIRVLEDWVHRGFQPDRTLLFNLPATEGLRRRAGAGLVGDRFEEGGVAFLQKVQAAYQERAMEEPERFHPIDAGREWPEVAAALDSWLDQELAQWRAGA; encoded by the coding sequence ATGGAGAGCCGGCGCGGCCGCTTCATCACCGTGGAAGGCATCGACGGCGCGGGGAAGACCACCTCCGTGACCCATCTGACTGAGCGTCTCCGGGGGGAGGGGATCGAAGTGGTACCTACCCGGGAACCGGGTGGCACCGCGCTGGCCGAATCCATTCGCGGTCTGCTCAAGGAAGGCGTGGAGGACGAAGCCCCCACGGAGGATACGGAGACCCTGCTGATGTTCGCCGCCCGGGCACAGCACCTGGACCGGCTTATCCGCCCGGCTCTGGAGGCCGGCCAGTGGGTGGTCTGCGACCGCTTCACGGATGCTACCTATGCCTACCAGGGCGGTGGCCGGGGAGTTCCGGACGAGCGCATTCGGGTTTTGGAGGACTGGGTCCATCGGGGATTCCAGCCGGACAGGACACTGCTGTTCAATCTTCCTGCCACCGAGGGGCTCCGCCGCCGCGCGGGAGCGGGCCTGGTGGGGGACCGCTTCGAGGAAGGGGGCGTGGCCTTCCTGCAAAAGGTGCAGGCCGCCTATCAGGAGCGGGCCATGGAGGAGCCGGAGCGCTTTCATCCCATCGACGCGGGCCGTGAATGGCCGGAGGTGGCCGCGGCCCTGGATTCGTGGCTGGATCAGGAGCTGGCGCAGTGGCGAGCTGGGGCCTGA
- the mltG gene encoding endolytic transglycosylase MltG encodes MRNPVRGWRRWLVVLTLLGLIGVGLGARHLYEFATTPLGDVSEPMLEVPKGTPFNQVVGRMVEHDWVDRPLEMKLLGRMFGVASRIHAGEYRLKPDMTPMAVLEALVSGDVVLHAVTLPEGWTVREFLERLRSKQTLEPEDVPDGPEDPSLLRLLGLEERGLENAEGWLFPETYRYPRGDDAATILRKSHKRMKAVLEEEWAARSADLPYDSAYEALILASIVEKETAVPEERPMIAGVFINRLRKGMRLQTDPTVIYGMGDAFNGNLKARHLRRRTPYNTYRIDGLPPTPIANPGRGAIRAVCQPADTDALYFVSRGDGTHVFSETLEEHNRAVRRFQLGGR; translated from the coding sequence ATGCGTAATCCGGTTCGCGGCTGGCGCCGCTGGCTGGTGGTGCTGACCCTCCTGGGCCTGATAGGGGTGGGTCTGGGAGCCCGCCACCTGTACGAATTCGCCACCACCCCCCTCGGGGACGTGTCCGAGCCCATGCTGGAGGTGCCCAAGGGAACACCTTTCAACCAGGTGGTCGGGCGCATGGTGGAGCACGACTGGGTGGACCGGCCCCTGGAGATGAAGCTCCTAGGCCGTATGTTCGGGGTTGCCTCACGCATTCACGCGGGGGAATATCGGCTTAAGCCGGACATGACCCCCATGGCGGTCCTGGAAGCCCTGGTCAGCGGTGACGTGGTGCTGCACGCCGTCACGCTGCCCGAGGGCTGGACGGTAAGGGAGTTTTTGGAGCGGCTTCGGAGCAAGCAGACCCTGGAGCCCGAGGATGTGCCCGATGGGCCCGAGGACCCCAGCCTGCTACGGCTCCTGGGCCTGGAAGAGCGCGGACTCGAAAACGCCGAGGGGTGGCTGTTTCCGGAAACTTACCGGTATCCCCGGGGCGATGACGCGGCTACCATCCTGCGGAAGAGCCATAAGCGCATGAAGGCGGTGCTAGAGGAAGAGTGGGCCGCCCGGTCTGCGGACCTGCCCTATGATTCCGCCTACGAGGCGCTGATTCTGGCCTCCATCGTGGAAAAAGAAACGGCCGTTCCCGAGGAGCGCCCAATGATTGCGGGCGTGTTCATCAATCGGCTCCGCAAGGGCATGCGCCTTCAGACCGACCCGACGGTCATCTACGGCATGGGTGACGCCTTCAACGGCAACCTGAAGGCCCGCCATCTCCGGCGCCGGACCCCTTACAATACCTATCGGATCGACGGCCTGCCGCCCACGCCCATCGCCAATCCGGGCCGGGGGGCGATCCGCGCCGTCTGCCAGCCCGCGGATACGGATGCCCTGTATTTCGTGTCCCGGGGTGACGGAACCCATGTATTCTCCGAGACCCTGGAAGAGCACAACCGGGCGGTGCGCCGCTTCCAGCTGGGAGGACGCTGA
- a CDS encoding peptidoglycan-binding domain-containing protein, translating to MAGSKQIFAGFAIVVLAVGSALAENIAGTQGQSGDPGNRNARVQEGPQLTISPAVVRQIQEKLSNQGFNTGRADGIWSAQSASALADYQQSKGMEPTGQLTIRTLSALGVRIKARTP from the coding sequence ATGGCCGGATCGAAGCAAATATTTGCTGGCTTCGCAATCGTCGTGCTTGCCGTAGGCTCGGCGCTGGCAGAGAACATTGCCGGCACGCAAGGACAGAGCGGCGACCCGGGCAACCGGAATGCGCGCGTCCAGGAGGGGCCCCAGCTGACCATAAGTCCCGCGGTTGTGCGCCAGATTCAGGAAAAGCTGAGCAACCAGGGATTCAACACCGGAAGGGCCGACGGCATATGGAGCGCCCAATCCGCCAGCGCTCTGGCAGACTATCAGCAATCCAAGGGCATGGAGCCCACCGGCCAGTTGACCATCCGCACTCTTTCCGCCTTGGGAGTCAGGATCAAGGCCAGGACCCCCTAG
- a CDS encoding aminotransferase class V-fold PLP-dependent enzyme, with product MNTNTDSSGSLDRLAAEEFPVTENHIYLNHAAISPWPERARRAVQAFAEGITRDGSLHFQDWQETERSLRERIRDLLNASGTETIALVPNTSAGLSLVAAGLDWRPGDNVVITDSEFPSNRMPWEALAGQGVEVREALCTPAGDADCEGNILRLVDDRTRVVSVSSVQFGTGRALDLERIGQALSGSDTAFCVDAIQSLGAFPFDLEAIRADFVAADGHKWLLGPEGLGLFYCAPQWLERLHLHQWGWHMAEPFGDFDAREWRPATTARRFEPGTPNTPSNHALEASLSLLQEVGIVRVAERIQARVEYLIEGLSALSDAEFISPVDAGLRAGILNVRFGGRTDKVYQALREGGVQVLTRAGGIRFAPHFYNRYSELDRVLEIVRGA from the coding sequence ATGAATACGAACACGGATTCCTCCGGCTCCCTCGACCGCCTCGCGGCGGAAGAATTCCCGGTTACCGAAAACCATATCTACCTGAACCACGCCGCAATCAGCCCGTGGCCCGAGCGTGCCCGCCGGGCCGTCCAGGCCTTTGCGGAGGGGATCACCCGGGACGGCTCGCTCCATTTCCAGGACTGGCAGGAAACCGAGCGTTCCCTGCGGGAGCGTATTCGGGACTTGTTGAATGCTTCCGGTACGGAGACCATCGCGCTGGTTCCCAACACCTCCGCCGGTCTTTCCCTGGTGGCGGCGGGCCTGGATTGGCGGCCCGGGGACAACGTGGTCATCACCGACTCCGAGTTTCCCAGCAACCGCATGCCCTGGGAGGCCCTCGCCGGACAGGGCGTGGAGGTCCGCGAAGCGCTATGCACGCCGGCCGGTGATGCCGATTGCGAGGGCAACATACTCCGTTTGGTGGATGACCGGACCCGGGTAGTCAGCGTCAGCAGCGTACAGTTCGGAACCGGGCGGGCCCTGGACCTGGAACGGATCGGGCAGGCGCTTTCCGGCTCGGACACGGCGTTTTGCGTGGATGCCATTCAGAGTCTCGGCGCCTTTCCCTTCGACCTGGAGGCCATCCGGGCGGATTTCGTGGCGGCGGACGGCCACAAGTGGCTGCTTGGACCTGAAGGGCTAGGCCTGTTCTATTGCGCCCCGCAATGGCTGGAGCGCCTCCACCTGCACCAGTGGGGCTGGCACATGGCGGAGCCTTTCGGGGACTTCGACGCCCGGGAATGGCGGCCCGCCACCACGGCCCGGCGCTTCGAGCCGGGAACGCCGAACACCCCCTCCAACCATGCCCTGGAAGCCAGCCTCTCTCTTCTGCAGGAGGTTGGCATCGTTCGGGTCGCGGAGCGCATCCAGGCCAGGGTCGAATACCTCATCGAGGGCCTATCCGCCCTTTCGGACGCGGAATTCATCTCGCCCGTGGATGCCGGGCTCCGGGCCGGCATCCTGAATGTCCGATTCGGCGGACGCACCGACAAGGTCTACCAAGCGCTGCGGGAGGGCGGCGTTCAGGTGCTGACCCGGGCGGGCGGCATCCGCTTCGCGCCCCACTTCTATAATCGTTATTCCGAGCTGGATCGGGTACTGGAGATCGTCCGCGGCGCCTGA
- a CDS encoding IS30 family transposase translates to MGTEYTHLQPSEREHLCQRRIEGASLRTIGRELGRDPGTLSREVARNRRRSGGYWPEAAERKARARRFRGNRCERDAALGAYVRERLDLGWSPQQIAGRMRYEGRGQSASHETIYRYAYRPQGKKLRLHRCLWRGKARRGCRAAKRPRGSRIPNRRSIHDRPEAANDRSEFGHWEGDSMDFRTQKRPMLTVTERQTRFALAAERLDRTAEAASAAQIRLLAALPPHARRSITYDQGSEFAGHEQVAEATGLTTYFCDPHAPWQRGAIENVNRWLRRDLPRKIPLEHYAAEDLDDALWLYNTTPRKCLGYRTPLEVFSEKLGVALAD, encoded by the coding sequence ATGGGGACCGAATACACGCACCTGCAGCCATCTGAGCGCGAGCACCTGTGTCAGCGCCGTATCGAGGGCGCCAGCCTCCGGACCATTGGCCGGGAGCTGGGCCGGGACCCCGGCACCCTCAGCCGAGAGGTCGCTCGGAACCGACGACGAAGCGGTGGTTATTGGCCCGAAGCCGCGGAGCGCAAGGCTCGGGCCCGGCGCTTCCGCGGCAACCGCTGCGAGCGGGATGCCGCGCTGGGCGCCTACGTCCGGGAGCGCCTGGATCTGGGGTGGTCACCCCAGCAGATCGCCGGCCGCATGCGGTATGAAGGCCGTGGCCAATCAGCCAGCCACGAGACCATCTACCGCTATGCCTATCGCCCCCAGGGCAAGAAGCTGCGGCTTCATCGGTGCCTGTGGCGCGGTAAGGCCCGGCGCGGGTGTCGGGCGGCCAAACGGCCCAGGGGCTCGCGGATCCCGAACCGGCGCTCCATCCACGACCGCCCCGAGGCCGCCAATGACCGCAGCGAATTCGGCCACTGGGAAGGCGACAGCATGGACTTCCGAACCCAGAAGCGCCCCATGCTGACGGTCACCGAGCGCCAAACCCGTTTTGCCCTGGCGGCGGAGCGTTTGGACCGGACAGCGGAAGCCGCAAGCGCCGCGCAAATCCGCTTACTAGCCGCATTGCCGCCTCACGCCCGAAGGAGCATTACCTATGACCAGGGCAGCGAGTTCGCCGGCCACGAACAGGTCGCAGAGGCGACCGGGTTAACCACCTACTTCTGCGACCCCCATGCCCCCTGGCAACGGGGCGCCATCGAGAACGTGAACCGCTGGCTGCGGCGGGACCTGCCCCGCAAGATCCCGCTGGAGCATTACGCCGCCGAGGACCTGGACGACGCCCTCTGGCTATACAACACCACGCCTCGCAAATGCTTGGGGTACCGAACCCCCTTGGAGGTCTTCAGCGAAAAGCTCGGTGTTGCACTTGCAGATTGA
- a CDS encoding PSP1 domain-containing protein yields the protein MGKQVGIKSELSDGVFVLPVEDETISVRDRVLVEGDSGTEVADVVIGQVESSQLPFPGRIKRVIRRISSQDEQWLATLEEKEREALRFARRKARALGLEMKVSKVRMDFDGERGTFYFTAPQRVDFRELVRILARKFHIRVEMRQIGVRDEAALVGGLGPCGKTLCCSEHMDGFPPINVKMAREQGIEPNSNSSTGMCGRLKCCLRFEQEGYGGEGGGCGGCGSKKAKSAEKGEGPDGRIVLWGPGASADDFSLRGE from the coding sequence ATGGGCAAACAGGTGGGCATCAAAAGCGAGCTCTCCGATGGGGTATTCGTGCTTCCCGTGGAAGACGAAACCATATCCGTTCGGGATCGCGTCCTGGTGGAGGGCGATTCGGGTACTGAGGTGGCCGATGTGGTGATCGGCCAGGTGGAAAGCAGCCAGCTTCCGTTCCCCGGCCGTATCAAGCGCGTAATCCGGCGCATTTCCAGCCAGGACGAGCAATGGCTGGCCACCCTGGAGGAGAAGGAGCGGGAGGCGCTGCGCTTCGCCCGCCGTAAGGCCCGCGCCCTGGGCCTGGAGATGAAGGTCTCCAAGGTACGCATGGACTTCGACGGCGAGCGCGGCACCTTCTATTTCACCGCGCCCCAACGCGTGGATTTCCGCGAGCTGGTGCGGATCCTTGCGCGGAAATTCCACATCCGCGTGGAGATGCGCCAGATCGGTGTCCGTGACGAGGCGGCCCTGGTGGGTGGACTCGGTCCATGCGGCAAGACTCTGTGCTGCTCGGAGCACATGGACGGATTCCCGCCCATCAACGTGAAGATGGCGCGGGAGCAGGGCATCGAGCCGAACTCCAACAGCTCCACTGGGATGTGCGGGCGTCTGAAATGCTGCCTGCGCTTCGAGCAGGAGGGCTACGGCGGGGAAGGCGGGGGCTGTGGTGGATGCGGCTCCAAGAAGGCCAAAAGTGCCGAGAAGGGAGAAGGGCCCGACGGGCGCATCGTTCTCTGGGGGCCGGGAGCCTCCGCCGATGATTTCTCTCTCCGCGGGGAATAG